Proteins encoded within one genomic window of Schaalia sp. HMT-172:
- a CDS encoding O-antigen ligase — translation MSPHRGIWTKPAAARIGPLREDAQELPAWPFVVAYAAYFLWWVLGSGDLMWPLFAIIMVVFMIGRHGLRFPPGTIIWTFFLAWVLASMTMLDSGGRVIGAFYRFLLQLAPGIFAVYAYNARQTLSVRAIVGTMWGFLASTTIGGFIAMAAPTLRFKTLMYYLVPRALHSNDFVKEFTKRATTQWNPSSWILSDPRPSAPFIYSNTYGNVYSLIFPLALVFAYVLWRERSKWRFLVAAVCALSVIPAAATLNRGMYIGLIVVVVWVGFQRLRAGAWRTVLGIVAAVAVGIIAWLATPASQSLLERVAASSSTEDRASNYLETLYELQQSPFLGFGAPRPSASPWLPSLGTQGQFWTVIFSYGLVGLVLFLVFFVRMFPRIWRAKDVYGSILGGIILATLVEQFYYGMNTGLMISVVAVSLLSRHLEEESDPLRRANAVEQGAPTAGSVAGTVRAARAVRLGQWQSPAANDGAFATQMLERLNRSGRRGRRNRQASSSLPPSQTENR, via the coding sequence GTGAGTCCGCACCGAGGAATCTGGACGAAGCCCGCCGCCGCGCGTATCGGGCCGCTGCGAGAGGACGCGCAGGAGCTGCCGGCGTGGCCCTTCGTCGTGGCCTATGCGGCGTATTTCCTGTGGTGGGTGCTCGGCTCCGGCGACCTCATGTGGCCGCTCTTCGCCATCATCATGGTCGTGTTCATGATCGGCCGCCACGGCCTGCGCTTCCCGCCCGGGACGATCATCTGGACGTTCTTCCTGGCGTGGGTGCTGGCCTCCATGACGATGCTCGACTCGGGAGGGCGCGTCATCGGCGCGTTCTACCGCTTCCTGCTTCAGCTGGCGCCCGGCATCTTCGCCGTCTACGCGTATAACGCGCGTCAGACGCTGAGTGTGCGCGCGATCGTGGGCACCATGTGGGGCTTCCTGGCCTCGACGACCATCGGCGGCTTCATCGCCATGGCGGCCCCGACGCTGCGATTCAAGACACTCATGTACTACCTGGTGCCGCGCGCCCTGCACTCCAACGACTTCGTCAAGGAGTTCACCAAGCGCGCGACCACCCAGTGGAATCCGTCGTCGTGGATCCTCTCCGACCCGCGCCCCTCTGCGCCCTTCATCTACTCCAACACCTACGGCAACGTCTACTCGCTGATCTTCCCGCTGGCGCTGGTCTTCGCCTACGTGCTGTGGCGCGAGCGCTCCAAGTGGCGTTTCCTCGTGGCCGCCGTGTGCGCCCTGTCGGTGATTCCGGCCGCCGCGACCCTCAATCGTGGCATGTACATCGGTCTGATCGTCGTCGTCGTGTGGGTGGGTTTTCAGCGTCTGCGCGCGGGGGCCTGGCGCACGGTGCTCGGCATCGTCGCGGCCGTCGCAGTGGGCATCATCGCGTGGCTGGCAACCCCGGCCTCGCAGTCGCTCCTTGAGCGCGTCGCCGCCTCCTCGTCGACGGAGGACCGCGCCTCGAACTACCTGGAGACGCTGTACGAGCTCCAGCAGTCCCCGTTCCTCGGGTTCGGCGCGCCGCGTCCCTCGGCGTCGCCGTGGCTGCCCTCCCTGGGCACGCAGGGCCAGTTCTGGACGGTCATCTTCTCCTACGGCCTGGTCGGCCTGGTCCTGTTCCTCGTCTTCTTCGTGCGCATGTTCCCGCGCATCTGGCGCGCCAAGGACGTGTACGGCTCGATTCTGGGTGGCATCATCCTGGCGACCCTCGTGGAGCAGTTCTACTACGGCATGAACACGGGCCTCATGATTTCCGTTGTTGCCGTGAGCCTGCTGTCGCGCCACCTCGAGGAGGAGAGCGATCCTCTGCGTCGCGCCAACGCAGTGGAGCAGGGTGCGCCGACGGCGGGCAGCGTCGCCGGAACCGTGCGCGCCGCGCGGGCGGTCCGCCTCGGGCAATGGCAAAGCCCCGCCGCGAACGACGGGGCTTTCGCCACGCAGATGCTTGAGCGGCTCAACAGGTCGGGTCGTCGGGGAAGGAGAAACCGGCAAGCTTCCAGTTCTCTCCCTCCTTCACAAACTGAAAATAGGTGA
- a CDS encoding glycosyltransferase family 2 protein, producing MSAEEITTLDDKAASIWHVDRTARVSQLVSGDPTSPRALVLVRDNGRNSAFVEIEGTDHPENDPRVLEVEAACARGWEEGAGADIDATVIMCTVGSCDMLQDAVRAILAQDHQRFSLVVVDNAPHTGQTREKLAGITDTRMSIVSASRPGLSRARNRGVLAARGEVIVFTDDDAIVDPHWLTAMIDPFTASPYVAATTGIALPLEERYKAQRWFESRGGFPKDMSPRVWCVGDVPSGLEALGEKGDGGPLFPITTARVGAGVCMAIRRDVLMEVGPFDPALGAGTSTRGGEDLDMFARILATGDVIVHTPDALVHHRHRVDEAGLDKQIRGNGSGMAALLTKAIIDKPSVLGTLIGRVPAILNRIKPGGARVAGTDDDVPGSLTRSEIKGFLEGPFLYLSSRRRNKLVAPSRDARAADPAQGAPTGASGGDDAPASSGERGAPEGSSDT from the coding sequence GTGAGCGCCGAGGAGATCACCACTCTCGACGACAAGGCCGCCTCGATCTGGCACGTGGACCGCACCGCTCGCGTCAGCCAGCTCGTCTCGGGGGACCCGACGTCCCCGCGCGCGCTCGTTCTCGTGCGCGACAACGGCCGAAACTCCGCGTTCGTCGAGATTGAGGGCACGGATCACCCGGAGAACGATCCGCGCGTGCTCGAGGTCGAGGCGGCCTGCGCCCGCGGCTGGGAAGAAGGCGCGGGGGCGGACATCGACGCCACCGTCATCATGTGCACGGTCGGCTCCTGCGACATGCTTCAGGACGCGGTGCGCGCCATCCTGGCCCAGGATCACCAGCGTTTCTCGCTCGTCGTCGTGGACAACGCACCGCACACCGGGCAGACCCGCGAGAAGCTCGCCGGCATCACCGACACGCGCATGAGTATTGTCTCCGCGTCTCGCCCTGGCCTGTCGCGCGCCCGTAACCGCGGCGTCCTGGCGGCGCGCGGCGAAGTCATCGTCTTCACGGACGACGACGCCATCGTCGATCCCCACTGGCTGACCGCCATGATCGACCCCTTCACGGCCTCGCCCTACGTGGCCGCGACGACGGGCATCGCCCTGCCCCTGGAGGAACGCTACAAGGCGCAGCGCTGGTTCGAGTCGCGCGGCGGCTTCCCCAAGGACATGAGTCCGCGCGTCTGGTGCGTCGGCGACGTGCCCAGCGGCCTGGAGGCCCTGGGAGAAAAGGGTGACGGTGGCCCGCTGTTCCCGATCACGACCGCGCGCGTGGGTGCCGGCGTGTGCATGGCGATACGCCGCGACGTCCTCATGGAGGTCGGCCCCTTCGACCCGGCTCTCGGCGCTGGAACCTCCACGCGTGGCGGCGAAGATCTCGACATGTTCGCACGCATCCTGGCCACGGGTGACGTCATCGTCCACACGCCCGACGCCCTGGTGCATCACCGCCACCGCGTCGACGAGGCCGGCCTGGACAAGCAGATCCGCGGCAACGGCTCCGGCATGGCCGCCCTGCTCACGAAGGCGATCATCGACAAGCCCTCCGTCCTCGGCACCCTCATCGGCCGCGTCCCCGCCATCCTGAACCGTATCAAGCCCGGCGGCGCCCGCGTCGCGGGCACCGACGACGACGTGCCCGGCTCCCTCACCAGGTCTGAGATCAAGGGCTTCCTGGAGGGTCCCTTCCTGTACCTGTCCTCGCGCAGGCGCAACAAGCTGGTCGCACCCAGCCGCGACGCGCGCGCCGCTGATCCCGCCCAGGGTGCGCCCACCGGCGCGAGCGGCGGTGACGATGCCCCGGCCTCGTCCGGTGAGCGCGGCGCCCCCGAAGGGAGCTCGGACACGTGA